A segment of the Thauera sedimentorum genome:
TAAGACGGGGGAAAACGCTTCAATTCGGCGCTTGGCGCGCCGGGCGTCACTGCGGCGCGGGCAGCCGGTCCAGCCCGCGGATCCTTGCCCCTGCGCCCAGGCCCTTGTCGGCGAACCAGCCGCGGTTCATCTCCAGGGCGTAGCGCGCGGCGTCGGCCGCGCAGTGGCTCTGTTCGCTGTGCGGCGTCATGTCGGCGATGTTGAGGATGCGGCCGTCCTCGTCGATGAAGGCCACCGACAGGGGGATGAAGGTGTTCTTCATCCACATGCAGTGGCGCGCGGCCTGCGGGAAGACGAACACCATGCCGCGCTGCGCCGGCATCATGCGGCGGTTCATCAGGCCGGTCTGGCGGGACTGAGGGGTGTGGGCCACCTCCGCCTCGATGCGGTACATGCCCGCGCTCAGTTCGGTCAGCGGCATGGCCTGCTGGGCCAGGGCCGCAGGCAGCAGCAGGGTCGAGACAAGTGCGGCGAAGGCGTGGCGCAGGCCCGGGGCGGACGTCATGGCGGCAATCCGTGAAGTTCAGTCGCGGGCATTCTAACGTGCTGGCCGCCGCCCGCGCCCGGCCGTGGCGCCTGTGGTGCTCGTAGTCGCCTTGCCGGCCGGCCGGGGCCGTCCCGCAGCGGGCGGCTCGACCTCTTCGGCCCGCCACTGGCCCGGCGCGAGCCCGGCCAGCCGCCAGTCGCCGATCGCCACGCGCAGCAGGCGCAGGGTGGGGAAACCGACCTTGGCGGTCATCCGTCGCACCTGGCGGTTCTTGCCCTCGCGCAGCACGATCTCCAGCCAGCTGGTCGGCACCGTCTTGCGAAAGCGCACCGGCGGATCGCGCGGCCACAACCAGTCCGGCGCCGCCACCCGGCGCGCCTCGCAGGGGCGGGTGACGAAATCGCCCAGATCCACCCCGGCACGCAGCGCAGCCAGCGCCGCCTCGTCGGGCTCGCCCTCCACCTGCACCAGGTAGGTCTTGGGCAGCTTGTGGCGCGGGTCGGCGATGCGGTGCTGCAGGGCGCCGTCGTCGGTGAGCAGCAGCAGGCCCTCGCTGTCGGTATCCAGCCGCCCCGCCGCATACACGCCGGGCACCGGAATGTAGTCCTTCAGCGTCGCGCGCCCGGGCTCGCCGGTGAACTGGCACAGCACGCCATAAGGTTTGTTGAACAGGATCAGGCGGGACATCGGCAGCGACAGCCAGGATTGCGGTAGCCGCCAAGCGTAACGCGAATGGCCGCGGCCTGCAGCCCGCGCCGGTATCGCCCGGCGCGGCGCCTGGGGCATACTGGCGCCCCGCCGCTGCCGGACGACCCGCCGATGACCACCCCGCTATCCGACCTGCTCGCCACGGCACTCGCCGCCCGCGGTCCGCTGATCGAAGGCCTGCTCGCTGAGCAGACCGACGCCTATCGCCTGTTCCACGGCACCGCCGAAGGCCTGCCCGGGCTCACCGTGGACCGCTACGGTCCGATGCTGCTGGCGCAGACCTTCCATCGTCCGCTCGACGCGGCCCAGCTGGCCGAGCTCGAAGCCTTCTACGCCACCGCCCTGCCCGGCCTGCCGCTGATCTGGAACGACCGCAGCGCGGGCAACTCGCGCATCGCCAACACGCTGCACCCCGAGCAGCAGGCGCTGGCCCACACGCCCTGCGAGTTCTCCGAACTGGGGGTGCGCTACCGCTTCCAGGCACGGCACGCGGGACAGGACCCCTGGCTCTTCCTCGACCTGCGCGCCGCCCGCCGGCGGGTAATGCAGGAGGCCGGGGGCAAGTCGCTGCTGAACGTGTTCGCCTACACCTGCGGCGTGGGCGTGGCCGCGGCCAAGGCCGGCGCGCGCCATGTGGTGAACGTCGACTTCGCCGAATCCAGCCTCGCGGTGGGCAAGGACAACGCCCGCCTCAACGAGCTGCCGATCCGGGTGCGCTTCATCAAGTCGGACGCCTTCGCCGCCCTGCGCCAGTACGCCGGCATCGGCCAGCCCAAGGTGGTACGCGGCAAGCGCATGCCGCCCTTCCCCGAGCTCGCCGCGCACCGCTTCGACATCGTCTTCCTCGACCCGCCGCGCTACGCCAGGAGCCCGTTCGGCGTGGTCGACCTGGTCAACGACTACCCCGCGCTGTTCAAGCCGGCGCTGCTCGCCACCGAGGAAGGCGGCACCCTGGTGTGCTGCAACAACGTCGCCCAGGTGGAGCGCGATGCCTGGCTGGAGCAGCTGGAACGCAGCGCCCGCAAGGCCGGGCGGCCGCTGCGCGAGGTGGAGTGGATCGCACCGGAAGGGGATTTCCCCAGCGTGGACGGCAAGCCGCCGCTGAAGGTCGCGCTGCTGCGCGTCTGAGGCCCCACCCCGCCGGGCGGCAGGAATTGCCCTGGCACGGATATCGCTGAAGAGCGTGCACGGTGCGGCCATGTTGGCCACGCCGGCAAGCACGGAAACACCAGCCATGTCCGCCTCCATCCTGCGCCCCGTTGTCCTGCCGCCGACCCTTGCCGGCGGTGTCGCCCCCTTCGACCTGTTCGACGAACGCGGCAACCTGCTGCTACGCCAGGGCCGACCGCTCGGCCAGCACATGCTGGCCGCCCCTGCGGCGCGGCGCCTGTACTGCCGCGCGAACAACGCGCCCCACGCCGCCCACCAGGCGCCGCTGCGCACGCTGCGCGACATCGGGGAAGCGCTCGCGGTGCTGGAGGGCCTGGTCGCCAGCGGAGACGCGCCGACCGCCGACACCTTCATCGACCTGGCCGCGCAATGCCATTCGGCCTGGCGCTTCGACCCCGACGCCTGCATCGGCCATGCACGCCTCGCCCGCCCGGCCTCGCCGGCGATTGGCCAGCTGATCCTGACCGCCCTGTTCGCCGCCGAGATCGGCCATGCGCACGGCCTGCCGCACGAAGCGGTCGGCAACCTGGTGGGCGCCGCGCTCACCATGAACCTGGGCAGCCTCGCCCTGCACGACCGCATGCACGCACGAAGCGAGGCACCGGACGAAAGCGGGCGCGATGCACTCCTCGGCCACCCCCTGCACGCCGCGGGGGTACTCGCCCGACTCGGCCCCTTGCCGGCCGATTGGCTGCGCGCGGTCGCCGAACATCACGAAAACATCGACGGCAGCGGCTATCCGCGCGGCCTGCAGCGCAGCGAGATTTCCCTGGGTGCGCGCATCCTGCGCGTGGCGGATGTGTTCGCCGCCCGCCTGCTCGGCCGGCGCGGCAGAAGCCCGCATTACTGGAATCTGGCCCGGACCGGCACCCGCAGCCAGCTGGTCGAGCATGTCTTCGGCGACGACCTGCGCCAGCTCGACCACCATCTCGCCCGCCTGCTCGTCGACCGCCTGGGGCGCTTTCCACCCGGCAGCATGGTGCGCCTGTCGAACGGCGAGCTGGCCATCGTCAACCGCCGCAGCGGCGGCGGCGCGCCGCGCGAGGCCCTGTCGCTGCTCGCCCCCGGCGGCCGCATCCACCCCCAGCCGCAGCGCCGCCCGCTCGGCGCGCAGGACATCCGCATCCAGGGTTACGCCCACGACGACCAGGTGCGCCGGCTGCCCGAATACGACTGGGCCATGCTCTGGGGCTACTGCGAAACCCCGCCGCGCGGCGCCGGGACCATGCACTGAGGGCGCGCGGCGCACTCACTTCATGTAGGAGCGCAAGGCACCGACCACCTGCTCCACATCGTCCGCCCGTTCCTGCGGTGTGGCGTCCTGCCTCCCGAGGTGCTCGCGGATGTGTCCTTCCAGCACCTCGGCCATCAGGCCATTGACCGCCCCACGGATCGCCGCGATCTGCTGCAGGACCGCCGAACACTCCGCCTGCTGGCCCAAGGCCTTCTCCAGCGCCTCGGCCTGCCCCTTGATGCGCCGGACACGGGTCAGGAGCTGCTTCTGTCCCTTCACGGTATGCGCCATCGCTGCCGCCCTCCTTGCTGAATATATACTGGGGTATAGTATCTCACCGGCCCGATACGCGCAGATTCGACCATGAACACCTCAGCCACCGCCGACTGGAAACACACCCACACCTTCGACGAAGGCAACCCGCTGGCCGAGCGCAACACCCGCCGCGCGGTGGCGCTGACCGCCGCGATGATGGTGGTCGAGATCATCGGCGGCTATGTGTTCAACTCGATGGCCCTGCTTGCGGACGGCTGGCACATGAGCTCCCATGCGCTGGCGCTGGGCCTGTCGCTGCTGGCCTATGGTGCGGCGCGCCGCTACGCGCAGGACCGGCGCTTTGCCTTCGGCACCTGGAAGATCGAGATCCTCGGCGGCTACACCAGCGCCCTGTTCCTGCTCGGGGTCGCAGCGCTGATGCTCTACCACTCGGTCGAGCGACTGGTGTCGCCGGTCGCCATCCATTACCAGCAGGCGATCGCCATCGCCGCCGCCGGCCTGCTGGTGAACCTGGCCTGCGCCTGGCTGCTTCGCGACGGCCACCATCATCATTCCCACCATCACGACCATGGGCATGGGCATGGGCATGAGCATGGCCACGGGCACGCTCATCACGACCTCAACCTGCGCGCGGCCTATCTTCACGTGCTCGCGGACGCCGCCACCTCATTGCTGGCCATCGTCGCCCTGTTCGGCGGCATGCTGTGGGGTGCCGACTGGCTGGACCCGGTCATGGGCATCGTCGGCGCCGGCCTGGTCGCGGCGTGGGCCTACGGCCTGCTGCGCGACACCGGACGCGCCCTGCTCGACGCGGAGATGGACGCGCCGGTGGTCGCGGAGATCCGCGAGGTGGTGGCGGAATGCGGCATCGAGGCCGAAATCACCGACCTCCATGTCTGGCGGGTCGGCCGCGGAAAATACGCCTGCATCCTCGGCGTGGCGACCAGCGCGGACGCCACGCCTTCATTTTTCAGGCAGCGCCTGGGCATCCACGAGGAACTGGTCCATGTGACCGTAGAGGTGAACCGGCTCGCTGCCTGAGGCCATCGCAAGAGCCGGCTCGCCTTGCCGGGATTCACCCGGCAGCGGCGCAAGCACCGGGTTTCGAGAACCGGCGACCGCCCGGCTGCCGGACGACTACCGGAACCTCACTCCATCTCGGCCGCGCGCTTGACCCGGCGCGCGCGCGCCGCTTCGGCGAGGATGTCGAGCACCTCGATGCTGTCTTCCCAGCCGATGCACGCATCGGTGATGCTCTTGCCGTATTCCAGCTCCTTGCCCGGCACCAGGTCCTGGCGGCCTTCCTTGAGGTGGGATTCGACCATCACGCCGATGATGCGCTCGTCGCCGGCGGCCATCTGCCCGCCCACGTCACGCGCCACATCGATCTGGCGGCGGTGCTGCTTGCTGGAGTTGGCGTGCGAGAAGTCGATCATCACCTTGCCCGGCACGCCGGCGGCGGCCAGTTCCTTGCACGCCGCGTCCACACTGGGAGCGTCGTAGTTGGGCGCCTTGCCGCCGCGCAGGATGACGTGGCAGTCCTCGTTGCCGCGGGTCGACACGATGGCCGAGTGGCCGGCCTTGGTGACCGACAGGAAGTGGTGCGGCGACTGCGCGGCCTTGATCGCATCGATGGCGATCTTCACGTTGCCGTCGGTGCCGTTCTTGAAGCCCACCGGGCAGGACAGGCCGGAGGCCAGTTCGCGGTGCACCTGGCTCTCGGTGGTGCGCGCGCCGATCGCCCCCCAGGAGATCAGGTCGGCGATGTACTGCGGGGTGATCATGTCGAGGAACTCGGTGCCCGCCGGCAGGCCGCGTTCGTTGATCTCCCACAACAGCTTGCGCGCCAGGCGCACGCCTTCGTTGATGCGGAAGCTGTTGTCCAGGTAGGGGTCGTTGATCAGCCCCTTCCAGCCCACCGTGGTGCGCGGCTTCTCGAAGTACACCCGCATCACCACCAGCAGGTCGTCCTTGAGGCGGTCGGCTTCCTTCTTCAGGCGGTCGGCGTATTCCAGCGCCGCGTCGGTGTCATGAATGGAGCACGGGCCGATCACCACCAGCAGGCGGTCGTCCGCGCCGTAGAGGATGCGGTGGATCGCCTGGCGCGCCTCGTAGGCGACTTCCGCGGCCTTGTGGCTGGCCGGAAACTCGCGCAGCACGTGCGCCGGCGGCACGAGCTCCTTGATCTCCTGGATGCGGACGTCGTCGATATGGATCTTGACCGAGGCGGACATGGCTTACTCTTGCACTGTCGTTGGGGGAACTGGCGATTCTAGCAGCCCGTCCCGGCTGCACGTCCAGCCGGATTGAACCTCGGCCGATGGGACGGGGTCACAAGCCGGCCGCCGCCTGTAAGGTTTGCGCACGCCAGGGCGACCAGACGGCATAGTCCCGCGAGATCCACATCATGCTCATCAGACGCCCCACAGACATCCTGCCTTCCGAGATCACCCCGCGCGAATTCTTCGACAGCCGGCGCGACTTCATCCGCCGCGCCGGCCTGGGCCTGGCCGCCGGGGCGGCGCTGTGGCACGGCCTGTTGCCCGAGGCGCGTGCGGCGAGCGCGCTCGGCCCGCTGCTCGCCGGCCCCTACGGCACCGACGAGGAGCGCACCCCCTACGACGCGGTGACGAGCTACAACAACTTCTACGAATTCGGCACCGACAAGGAAGACCCTGCCAAGAACGCATCGCGCATGGCGCTGGAGCCGTGGACCGTGCGCGTCGAGGGCCTGGTCAACAAGCCGCGGACCTTCGAGATCGATACGTTGCGCAAGCTCGCCCCGCTTGAAGAGCGCATCTATCGCCTGCGCTGCGTGGAGGCCTGGTCCATGGTGGTGCCCTGGGTCGGTTATCCGCTGGCCGCCCTGCTGCGTGCGGTGGAGCCGCAGGGCAGCGCAAAGTATGTGGAGTTCGTCACCCACTACGACCCGCAGATCATGCTGCGCCGGCCGGTGCTGGACTGGCCCTACACCGAGGGTCTGCGCCTGGACGAGGCCCTGCACCCGCTCACCCTGCTCACCTTCGGCCTGTACGGCGAGGTGCTGCCGGCGCAGAATGGCGCGCCGCTGCGCGTGGTGGTGCCGTGGAAATACGGTTTCAAGAGCGCCAAGTCGCTGGTCGCCATCCGGCTCACCGACAAGCAGCCCGCCACCGCCTGGAACAAGGCCGCCCCGCACGAGTACGGCTTCTACTCCAACGTCAATCCCGAGGTCCGCCATCCGCGCTGGAGCCAGGCCACCGAGCGGCGCATCGGCGAACTGCGCCGCCGGCGCACGCTGATGTTCAACGGCTACGCCGAACAGGTGGCCCAGCTCTACCAGGGCATGGACCTCAAGAAGAACTTCTGACCCACGAGCACCGATGAACCTGCGCACCCCCTCCGCACGCCAGATCGCCGCCACCAAGGCCTTCGTCTTCCTGCTTTGCCTGCTGCCCGCGGTGCTGCTCGCCGCAGGCTGGTTCGGCGACACGCTGGGCGCCAACCCGATCGAGGCCCTGCAGCGCGGCACCGGCGAATGGACGCTGCGCATGCTGCTGATCACCCTCGCAGTGACCCCGCTGCGCCGGCTCACCGGCCTGCACTGGCTGCTGCGCCTGCGCCGCATGCTGGGGCTGTTCGCCTTTGCCTGGGCCTGCGCCCACCTGGCCAACTGGCTGTGGCTGGACCTGTGGTTCGACTGGACGCCGATCGCCGAGGACATCCTCGAACGCCCCTATGTAACCGTGGGCTTCGCCGCCTTCGTGCTGATGGTGCCGCTGGCCGCCACCTCCAACGCCTTCGCCATCCGCCGCCTCGGCGGGCGGCGCTGGCAGGCGCTGCACCGTTCGGTGTACGCCATCGCCGTTCTCGGCGTGGTGCATTTCTGGTGGCTGGTGAAGGCCGATGTGCTCGAGCCCCTGCTCTATGCGCTGGTGCTGGCGGCCTTGCTGGGCATGCGCGGCTGGTGGCGCGAGCTGGAGCGGCGCCGGCAGCTGGCGGCCGGCACTCCGGGTTCGCCGCAGTTCAAGGGCAAGGTGATCCGCATCGTGCCCCGGTAGAAGCGGCCTTGGCCGCGATACGGCCGTTGATGAGCCGATCGCCGCATCGCGGCCAAGGCCGCTCATACGGGCGAATGGGCCCTGTCGTGTGCAAGCAGCGCCGCGCCTACGGGCGCGGACGGATCGCGCTCTTCGGCCGGAAGGCCTTGATCACCGACTCGTCGGTTTCCATGTACGGCCCGCCGATCAGGTCCACGCAGTAGGGAATCGCGGCGAAGATGCCCACGTGGCTCACGCTGCCGTCGGCCGCGCGCACGCCTTCCAGGGTCTCGCGGATGGACTTGGGCTGGCCGGGCAGGTTCACGATCAGCGTCTGGCCGCGAATCACCGCGACCTGGCGCGACAGGATGGCGGTGGGCACGAAGTTCAGGCTGATGCGGCGCATCTCCTCGCCGAAGCCGGGCATCTCCTTGTCGGCCACCGCCAGCGTGGCCTCGGGCGTGACGTCGCGCGGCGACGGACCGGTGCCGCCGGTGGTCAGGATCAGCTTGCAGCCTTCACGGTCGGCCAGTTCGATCAGCGTGCGTTCGATGCGCTCGCGTTCGTCCGGAATCAGGCGGGTCACCGCTTCCCAGGGCGAGCGCAGCGCCCGGCCCAGCCAGTCGCGCAGCGCCGGGATGCCCTGGTCCTCGTAGGTGCCGTCGGAGGCGCGATCGCTGATCGACAGCAGGCCGATGCGCATCGTGTCGCTCATTCCTCGTCCCCGGAAATCTCCTGCTGCTCGGCCTGCGCAGCGCGTGCGCCTTCGTCCAGTTCGCGCAGCACGCGGAACAGCTCGCGGAAGGCCCGCGGCGGCTTGTTCTGCTCGCGCTCCTTGAGCGCGTTGCGGCGCAGCGTGCGCAGGTGCTGGAGATCGGCCTGCGGCCAGGTCTCGGCCACGGTACCGATCACCTTCTCGTCCTCGAGCAGGTCGGTGCGCAGCTTCTCCAGCCGGTGCTGGCGCGCGGTTTCGGCACGCGAGACGCCGTTGAAGGCGTCGAGCTGCGCCTGGATGGGTTCCGGGTCGATGTTGCGCATCAGCTTGCCGATGTACTGCATCTGGCGGCGCCGTGCGCCGTGCGCGGTAAAGCGCTGGGCATCGCGTACCGCGTCGAACAGCTCCTCGGGCATCGGCACCTTGCGCAGGCGCTCGACCGACAGCGCGACCAGCTGTTCGCCCAGGTCCTGCAGCGCGTGCATGTCCCGCTTGCGCTGGCTCTTGCTCGGCCCGTCGTACTCGTGGAAGTCGCCGTCGTGGTGGTCGTGCGTCATGGAATCGGGGTGGAGGTGTGATCGGGGTAAGATTATAGCCTTTGCGCCTTTCGGTCCCACGCCCATGTCCGCTCAAGATTTCGCCTTCTCCCATGAACAGCTGCAGGAGATTGCCGCCGATGTGCTGAAGTTCGCCCGCAAGCGCGGCGCCTCGGCCTGCGAGACCGACGTCTCGGAAGGTGTCGGGCAGACCGTCACGGTGCGCCGCGGCGAGGTGGACACCATCGAGTACAACCGCGACAAGGGCATCGGCGTCACCGTCTATGTCGGCCAGCAGCGCGGCCACGCGAGCACCTCGGACTTCTCGCGCAAGGCGCTCAAGGCCACCGTGGAGGCGGCGGTGTCGATCGCCCGCTTCACCGCGCCCGACCCCTGCGCCGGCCTGGCCGACGCGGCGCTGCTGGCGAAGGACTGCCCGGACCTCGATCTCGATCACCCCTGGGCGCTCAGCGTGGACCAGGCCATAGCGCTCGCCCACCGCTGCGAGGAGGCCGCCTTCGCCACCAGCGACAAGGTGAGCAACTCCGAGGGCGCCTCGGTGTCGGCGCAGCGCTCGCATTTCGTCTCGGCCAACAGCCTGGGCTTCATGGGCGGCTATGCCACCACCCGTCACGGCCTGTCCTGCTCGGTGATCGCCGGCGAAGGCGACGGCATGCAGCGCGAGTACTGGTACGACAGCCGGCGCAAGGCGGACGAGTTGATGAGCGCCGAGGACGTCGGCCGCCGTGCCGCCGAACGCGCGGTGGCCCGCCTGGGCGCGAAGAAGATCCGCACCTGCGAGGTGCCGGTGCTGTTCGAGGCACCGCTGGCCGTCGGGCTGATCGGCAACTTCGTCCAGGCGGTGAGCGGCGGCGCGCTGTACCGCAAGTCCTCCTTCCTGCTCGACAGCCTGGGCAAGCAGGTCTTCTCGCCGATCATCAACATCGCCGAACGCCCGCACCTGCGCGGCGCCTTCGGCAGCAGCCCCTTCGACAGCGACGGCGTGGCCACCCACGACCGCGATGTGGTGGTGGATGGCATGCTGCAGGGTTATTTCCTGTCCACCTACACGGCCCGCAAGCTCGGCATGCAGACCACCGGCAATGCCGGCGGCTCGCACAACCTGCGGGTGGCGGCGGGCGAACTCGATTTCGCCGGTCTGGTGAAGAAGATGGAGCGCGGCCTGGTGGTCACCGAACTGCTCGGCCACGGGGTGAACTACGTCACCGGCGACTACTCGCGTGGCGCGGCCGGCTTCTGGGTGGAGAAAGGGCGCATCAAGCATCCGGTGGAAGAGATCACCATCGCCGGCAACCTGCGCGACATGTTCACCAGCATCGTCGCGGTGGGCAACGACGCCCTGCCGCGCGGCGCGAAGCATTGCGGCTCGCTGCTGATCGAACGCATGAAGATCGCCGGGCGCTGAGCCGCTGCGCCGCCACGCACTACGAACAAGGTTAGGGTTTTCCGCGGTTTTCCACGGGGGTCGAATCCCTATAATCGGTCTCGCTTCGCAATAACATCACAAGCAAAGGAGAGATCGTGGAACGTCGCAAATTCATGAAGAGCGCTGGTCTGGCCGGTATCCTCGCCGCGGGCTCCGCCCCCGCCCTGGTTCAGGCCCAGCAGCAGATCCGCTGGCGTCTGGCTTCCAGCTTCCCGAAATCGCTGGACACCATCTACGGCGCGGCCGAAGTGTTCGCCAAGCAGGTTTCGGATGCCACCGGCGGCAAGTTCGTCATCTCCGTGCATGCCGGCGGCGAGCTGGTTCCGGCCTTCGGCGTGGTCGACGCGGTTCAGCAGGGCACCATCGAGTGCGCCCACACCGCTCCGTACTACTTCTTCGGCAAGGACGAGACCTTCGCCTTCGATTGCGCGATTCCGTTCGGCATGAGCTCCCGTTCGCTCAGCGCGTGGATGTATCAGGGCAACGGCATGAAGCTGATGCGCGACTTCTACTCGCAGTACAGCATCGTGAACTTCCCGATGGGCAACACCGGCGCGCAGATGGGCGGCTGGTACCGCAAGGAGATCAAGTCGGTAGCCGACCTCAACGGCCTGAAGATGCGTATCGGCGGCTTCGGCGGCCGGGTGCTGGCCAAGGTCGGCGGCGTGCCGCAGAACATCCCCGGCGGCGAGATCTACCAGTCGCTGGAGCGCGGCACCATCGACGCCACCGAGTGGGTGGGCCCGTACGACGACCTCAAGCTCGGTTTCCACAAGGTCGCGCCCTTCTACTACTACCCGGGTTGGTGGGAAGGCGGCGCCCAGCTGTCGCTGTACATCAACGACAAGCAGTGGAACGGCCTGTCGCCGGAGTACAAGGCGATCGTCACCAGCGCCGCGTCGCACGCCCACGTCAACATGCAGGCCATGTACGACGCGCGCAACCCGACCGCGCTCAAGCAGCTGATCGCCGAAGGCGCCAAGCTGAACCGCTTCCCGCGTGACGTGATGGATGCCGCGTTCAAGGCCTCGCGCGAGGTCTACGCCGAGCTGAACGACAAGAACGCCAACTGGAAGAAGATCTACGGCGACTATTCCAAGTTCCTGGCCGACCAGTACCAGTGGGCGCCGATCGCCGACGGCAGCTACGACCAGTACATGTCGGCCCAGCGCCTCGGCTGATTCAGCCCTTCAACGCCCCGGGCCTCGCCTGGGGCGTCGTTCGTCGGGGCGGCCGTCTGACGGCCGCCCCGTTTCAGGTGTCGCCAACCGACGCCAAGCTCTACTGCAGGACCTCCGCCCCCAATGGGAATGCTGCTCAAGCTCTCACGCATGATCGATCGCCTCACGCGACTGGTCGGCCAGACGCTCATCTGGCTGATCCTCGCCGCGACGCTGATCAGTGCCGCCAACGCAATCGCTCGCAAGCTGTTCAACGTCGGCTCGAACGCCTTTCTCGAGATCCAGTGGTATCTGTTCGCAGCCGTGTTCATGCTCGGCGCGGGATACGCATTCCTGCAGAACGCCCATGTACGCATCGACGTACTGGCCAACAAGCTGTCCAAGCGCACCCGAACCCTCATCGACATCGGCGGCATCCTCTTCTTCCTGCTGCCGATGTGCTATCTGCTTTCCGTTTTCGCCTGGCCGGTGCTGACCTCCGCCTATGAAACCGGCGAGATGTCCTCGAACGCCGGCGGCCTGATCCGCTGGCCCTTGTTCGCCCTGGTGCCGGCAGGCTTCGCGCTGCTCGCCCTGCAGGGCATCTCCGAGCTCTTCAAGCGCATCGCCTACCTCGCCGGTGCCGGCCCGGACCCCCTCGCGCACGAACCCGATGCGCACGCTGCTCCGCCTGCCGTCACCCAGGACACCACCGAAAACGCTCCGGGCGAGGCCCGCAAATGATGGAATTCGTCGCTGCCAACCTCGCCCCGATCATGTTCGGATCGGTGGTCTTCTTCCTCCTGTCCGGTTTCCCCGTCGCCTTCGCGCTGTCGGCCTGCGGCCTGCTGTTCGGCTTCATCGGCATGGAGCTCGGCCTGCTGCACGGCACCCTGTTCCAGGCCCTGCCGCTGCGCGTGTTCGGCATCATGCAGAACGACATCCTGCTGGCCATCCCGTTCTTCACCCTGATGGGCCTGATCCTCGAGCGCAGCGGCATGGCCGAGGATCTGCTCGACACCGCCGGCCAGGTGTTCGGCCCGGTGCGTGGCGGCCTGGCGATCGCCGTGATCTTCGTCGGCGCGCTGCTGGCCGCGACCACCGGCGTGGTGGCGGCCTCGGTGATCTCCATGGGCCTGATCTCGCTGCCCATCATGCTGCGCTACGGCTACAGCCGGCCGATCGCCTGCGGCGTCATCACTGCCTCCGGCACGCTGGCCCAGGCCATTCCGCCGTCGCTGGTGCTGATCGTCATGGCCGACCAGCTCGGCCGCAGCGTGGGCGAGATGTACAAGGGTGCATTCATTCCGGCCTTCATGCTGGTCGGCCTGTACGCCCTGTTCGTCATCGGGTTGGCGATCTTCCGCCCGAAGATGGTTCCCGCCCTGCCGCCGGAGGCGATCCGCTACCGCGAGCCCAACGGCGCATCGGGCCTGCGCTCGCTCGTCCTGTTCCTGTCCCTGATCATCGGCATTTCGGTGCTTTTCGGGGCCTATTACGACAACATCCTCGGCGCCCTCGAAGGCCGCGAAGTAGTGACCACGCTGGAAGAGGTCGTGGTCATCGCCCTGACCTTCGGCACTGCGCTCGCCCTGCTGCTTGCCGGCCTCAACCGCCTGCTGCGCCTCGGGCTGCTCTCGCAGATCGCCGAGCGTTTCACCTTCGTACTGGTACCGCCGCTCGCGCTGATCTTCCTGGTGCTCGGCACGATCTTCCTCGGCATTGCGACCCCGACCGAAGGCGGTGCGATGGGCGCGTTGGGCGCCATGCTCATGGCCCTGTCGCGCAAGCGTCTGGACATGCTCAAGCTGCGCGAGGCGCTCGAATCCACGACCAGGCTGTCGGTGTTCGTGCTGTTCATCCTGATCGGCGCGACCGTGTTCAGCTTCACCTTCACCGCGATGGACGGCAAGGAGTGGGTCGAGCACCTGTTCGACAAGCTGCCCGGTGGCCAGATCGGCTTCCTGATCTT
Coding sequences within it:
- a CDS encoding DUF192 domain-containing protein, with protein sequence MTSAPGLRHAFAALVSTLLLPAALAQQAMPLTELSAGMYRIEAEVAHTPQSRQTGLMNRRMMPAQRGMVFVFPQAARHCMWMKNTFIPLSVAFIDEDGRILNIADMTPHSEQSHCAADAARYALEMNRGWFADKGLGAGARIRGLDRLPAPQ
- a CDS encoding rRNA large subunit pseudouridine synthase E; this encodes MSRLILFNKPYGVLCQFTGEPGRATLKDYIPVPGVYAAGRLDTDSEGLLLLTDDGALQHRIADPRHKLPKTYLVQVEGEPDEAALAALRAGVDLGDFVTRPCEARRVAAPDWLWPRDPPVRFRKTVPTSWLEIVLREGKNRQVRRMTAKVGFPTLRLLRVAIGDWRLAGLAPGQWRAEEVEPPAAGRPRPAGKATTSTTGATAGRGRRPAR
- a CDS encoding class I SAM-dependent rRNA methyltransferase, with amino-acid sequence MTTPLSDLLATALAARGPLIEGLLAEQTDAYRLFHGTAEGLPGLTVDRYGPMLLAQTFHRPLDAAQLAELEAFYATALPGLPLIWNDRSAGNSRIANTLHPEQQALAHTPCEFSELGVRYRFQARHAGQDPWLFLDLRAARRRVMQEAGGKSLLNVFAYTCGVGVAAAKAGARHVVNVDFAESSLAVGKDNARLNELPIRVRFIKSDAFAALRQYAGIGQPKVVRGKRMPPFPELAAHRFDIVFLDPPRYARSPFGVVDLVNDYPALFKPALLATEEGGTLVCCNNVAQVERDAWLEQLERSARKAGRPLREVEWIAPEGDFPSVDGKPPLKVALLRV
- a CDS encoding HD-GYP domain-containing protein, whose product is MSASILRPVVLPPTLAGGVAPFDLFDERGNLLLRQGRPLGQHMLAAPAARRLYCRANNAPHAAHQAPLRTLRDIGEALAVLEGLVASGDAPTADTFIDLAAQCHSAWRFDPDACIGHARLARPASPAIGQLILTALFAAEIGHAHGLPHEAVGNLVGAALTMNLGSLALHDRMHARSEAPDESGRDALLGHPLHAAGVLARLGPLPADWLRAVAEHHENIDGSGYPRGLQRSEISLGARILRVADVFAARLLGRRGRSPHYWNLARTGTRSQLVEHVFGDDLRQLDHHLARLLVDRLGRFPPGSMVRLSNGELAIVNRRSGGGAPREALSLLAPGGRIHPQPQRRPLGAQDIRIQGYAHDDQVRRLPEYDWAMLWGYCETPPRGAGTMH
- a CDS encoding metal/formaldehyde-sensitive transcriptional repressor, which gives rise to MAHTVKGQKQLLTRVRRIKGQAEALEKALGQQAECSAVLQQIAAIRGAVNGLMAEVLEGHIREHLGRQDATPQERADDVEQVVGALRSYMK
- the dmeF gene encoding CDF family Co(II)/Ni(II) efflux transporter DmeF gives rise to the protein MNTSATADWKHTHTFDEGNPLAERNTRRAVALTAAMMVVEIIGGYVFNSMALLADGWHMSSHALALGLSLLAYGAARRYAQDRRFAFGTWKIEILGGYTSALFLLGVAALMLYHSVERLVSPVAIHYQQAIAIAAAGLLVNLACAWLLRDGHHHHSHHHDHGHGHGHEHGHGHAHHDLNLRAAYLHVLADAATSLLAIVALFGGMLWGADWLDPVMGIVGAGLVAAWAYGLLRDTGRALLDAEMDAPVVAEIREVVAECGIEAEITDLHVWRVGRGKYACILGVATSADATPSFFRQRLGIHEELVHVTVEVNRLAA
- the aroG gene encoding 3-deoxy-7-phosphoheptulonate synthase AroG, yielding MSASVKIHIDDVRIQEIKELVPPAHVLREFPASHKAAEVAYEARQAIHRILYGADDRLLVVIGPCSIHDTDAALEYADRLKKEADRLKDDLLVVMRVYFEKPRTTVGWKGLINDPYLDNSFRINEGVRLARKLLWEINERGLPAGTEFLDMITPQYIADLISWGAIGARTTESQVHRELASGLSCPVGFKNGTDGNVKIAIDAIKAAQSPHHFLSVTKAGHSAIVSTRGNEDCHVILRGGKAPNYDAPSVDAACKELAAAGVPGKVMIDFSHANSSKQHRRQIDVARDVGGQMAAGDERIIGVMVESHLKEGRQDLVPGKELEYGKSITDACIGWEDSIEVLDILAEAARARRVKRAAEME